One Eurosta solidaginis isolate ZX-2024a chromosome 5, ASM4086904v1, whole genome shotgun sequence DNA segment encodes these proteins:
- the LOC137251830 gene encoding farnesol dehydrogenase-like isoform X1, with protein sequence MFAVFHTQSDITMERWSNRVAVVTGASSGIGVAVAKDLLKANLIVVGLAPLIERMETYKAELPAEQQQRFHVFACDVASKESVDKAFDWIINKLGGVGILVNNAGIFKAGQACTINLSDLEQTLQVNVMGVVYATQRVFKSMKERDVDGHVVIVNSVRGHSVPLPVIPGPSIVNVYPASKYAITALTEVYRQEFKGLDTKIKVTSISPGLTDMEIMPEKYRSFGLVMLKLEDVSSCIMFTLSTPPRMQIHELIVKPAGGE encoded by the exons atg tttgcagTTTTCCATACACAAAGTGATATCACAATGGAACGTTGGTCAAATCGCGTCGCAGTAGTCACTGGTGCTAGTTCAGGTATTGGTGTTGCAGTGGCCAAAGATCTACTCAAAGCCAACCTGATTGTGGTAGGACTTGCGCCTCTCATAGAACGTATGGAAACATATAAAGCCGAATTACCAGCTGAACAGCAGCAACGTTTTCATGTTTTTGCCTGTGATGTCGCATCAAAGGAATCTGTTGACAAAGCATTCGATTGGATCATTAATAAATTAGGTGGTGTTGGCATTTTGGTGAATAATGCAGGAATTTTTAAGGCGGGCCAAGCTTGTACAATAAATTTATCGGATTTGGAACAAACTCTGCAAGTTAACGTCATGGGTGTGGTTTATGCAACTCAACGCGTATTTAAATCGATGAAAGAGCGCGATGTTGATGGACATGTAGTGATTGTTAATAGTGTAAGGGGTCACTCTGTTCCATTACCCGTCATTCCAGGCCCATCAATAGTTAATGTGTATCCTGCATCTAAATATGCGATTACAGCCTTAACTGAAGTCTATCGTCAAGAGTTTAAAGGATTGGACACTAAAATCAAAGTCACC AGCATTAGCCCCGGCTTAACCGATATGGAAATAATGCCGGAGAAATATAGAAGTTTTGGTTTGGTCATGCTGAAACTTGAAGACGTCTCAAGCTGCATAATGTTCACACTCTCTACACCGCCTCGCATGCAAATACATGAGCTTATTGTGAAACCGGCTGgaggagaatga
- the LOC137251830 gene encoding farnesol dehydrogenase-like isoform X2, with protein sequence MERWSNRVAVVTGASSGIGVAVAKDLLKANLIVVGLAPLIERMETYKAELPAEQQQRFHVFACDVASKESVDKAFDWIINKLGGVGILVNNAGIFKAGQACTINLSDLEQTLQVNVMGVVYATQRVFKSMKERDVDGHVVIVNSVRGHSVPLPVIPGPSIVNVYPASKYAITALTEVYRQEFKGLDTKIKVTSISPGLTDMEIMPEKYRSFGLVMLKLEDVSSCIMFTLSTPPRMQIHELIVKPAGGE encoded by the exons ATGGAACGTTGGTCAAATCGCGTCGCAGTAGTCACTGGTGCTAGTTCAGGTATTGGTGTTGCAGTGGCCAAAGATCTACTCAAAGCCAACCTGATTGTGGTAGGACTTGCGCCTCTCATAGAACGTATGGAAACATATAAAGCCGAATTACCAGCTGAACAGCAGCAACGTTTTCATGTTTTTGCCTGTGATGTCGCATCAAAGGAATCTGTTGACAAAGCATTCGATTGGATCATTAATAAATTAGGTGGTGTTGGCATTTTGGTGAATAATGCAGGAATTTTTAAGGCGGGCCAAGCTTGTACAATAAATTTATCGGATTTGGAACAAACTCTGCAAGTTAACGTCATGGGTGTGGTTTATGCAACTCAACGCGTATTTAAATCGATGAAAGAGCGCGATGTTGATGGACATGTAGTGATTGTTAATAGTGTAAGGGGTCACTCTGTTCCATTACCCGTCATTCCAGGCCCATCAATAGTTAATGTGTATCCTGCATCTAAATATGCGATTACAGCCTTAACTGAAGTCTATCGTCAAGAGTTTAAAGGATTGGACACTAAAATCAAAGTCACC AGCATTAGCCCCGGCTTAACCGATATGGAAATAATGCCGGAGAAATATAGAAGTTTTGGTTTGGTCATGCTGAAACTTGAAGACGTCTCAAGCTGCATAATGTTCACACTCTCTACACCGCCTCGCATGCAAATACATGAGCTTATTGTGAAACCGGCTGgaggagaatga